The Rhodothermus marinus DSM 4252 DNA segment TCGGCGCCCGTGCGCCGGGCATCGCGCGCTCGGTCTTCGTCGCGACCCGACCACAGGTTGCAGCCCACAAAGCGCACGAACACGGCCGGGCGTCCGGCAAAAAAGCCCTCGCCCTGCAGCGTCTTCCAGATCTCTTTGACCCGATAGCTTCGCATGGTCAGTCGAGCCAGCCGCGGGCTTTCGCCTCCTCGTAGCCACGGGCGCGCAGGATCGAGGCCGGGTTGTCGAGCCGGCCGTAGCCCCACGGGTGGCGCTCGGAGCGGTCGCCGTTGTAGTCGGTGTGCGTCAGTTCGACGATCACGTCCAGAATGCCCAGTTCGCGGGCAAGGCGCCAGGTTTCAGCCTTGGTCAGATGCATGAGCGGTGTGTGGATGCGGATCGGCGTGTCGAGCGCCAGCGAAAGCGCCCGCTCCATGGCGTCGATGAATTCGCGGCGGCAGTCGGGATAGCCCGAGTAGTCGGTCTGGCACATGCCGCCGACCAGGTCGTGGATGCCGCGCGTGAAGCCGTAGCTGGCGGCCAGCGTCAGAAACAGCGCGTTGCGGCCGGGCACGAACGCGGCGGGCAGGTGCGGCGCCAGCGGATGGGCGGCCGAAACGTCCTGCTCGTGTTCGGTCAGGGCGCTGCCGCGCAGCAGGCCGCGCAGGTCCAGCACGGTGAAGGGCACGCCGGCGCGGTCGGCGATCTTGCGGGCCTGCTCGAGTTCGACGGCGTGCTTCTGGCCGTAGTGGAAGCCGAGGGCCTCGACCTTCGGGAAGTAGTGCAGCGCCCAGTAGAGGCAGGTGGTCGAGTCCTGCCCGCCGGAGAGCAGTACCAGGGCCGTCTCGCCGTGCTCAGCGGGCTTCAGCGTGGGCAGCAGGTTCAGGGCGGACATCGCGGATCAGCGCGCGTTCGGTTTCGGCAAACGAGGTCTCGGTTTCGGCCAGGCGCACCCACAGCCGCCGGACGCCCCGTGCCCGGAGCCAGTCGCCGGCCTCCCGGATCAGGTAGTCGGCCACGTAGGCGCACAGGTTTTCGGCCGTCGAGTCGAAGGGCAGCACCACGTAGCGCGAGCCCAGCGCGTCCAGCGCGTCCTGCAGCGCCGTATCGTCGGAGGCCACCAGCGTGGCGTGGTCCCACGTGTCGATCAGGGGCTGGACCAGCCGCTTCAGGTCCTGAAAATCCACCAGAATACCCCGGGCGTCGGGATTGCCTTCGAGCCCGACAACGAGCCGGTAGGAGTGTCCGTGCAGGTGGCGACAGGCGCCCGGATGCCAGGGCAACCGGTGCGCCGCCTCGAACCGAAACCGTTTGGCAACTTTCATGGGATGCTCAATTTTTCAAGCACTTGCACGGCATACAACGCGCGATGGCGCCGGGGGTGTCGGCTCCGGGAAAATTTGAACCATCGCGGGGACGAAGCGTTTGGCAGCGAGGCCATTGCAACCAGGTTGAACGGACGATGACCGAGCAGGAGCGACAGGCGCTGGCCGAGAAGCTGGCGGCGCTTCGCGAAGAGGCGCTGGCGCATACCGAGCAGGCCCTGGCCTACATGGCCCGGTTTGGCGTGCGGCCGGAGGGACGCATTCAGCCGTTTCTGCCGCCGGAGGCGCGCCAGCAGCACATCGATCGATTGCCCTACGAGCACGCCGTGCGTCAGGTGGTCGTCTACGAGACCGAACCCGGCGAGTTTTCGGCCGTCTGTCCGTTTTCGGGCCTGCCCGACTACGGCGTGCTCCGGATCGAGTACGTGCCCGGAAGCTGGATTCTCGAGCTGAAAAGCCTCAAGTAC contains these protein-coding regions:
- a CDS encoding 6-pyruvoyl trahydropterin synthase family protein, whose amino-acid sequence is MKVAKRFRFEAAHRLPWHPGACRHLHGHSYRLVVGLEGNPDARGILVDFQDLKRLVQPLIDTWDHATLVASDDTALQDALDALGSRYVVLPFDSTAENLCAYVADYLIREAGDWLRARGVRRLWVRLAETETSFAETERALIRDVRPEPAAHAEAR
- the queC gene encoding 7-cyano-7-deazaguanine synthase QueC, which codes for MSALNLLPTLKPAEHGETALVLLSGGQDSTTCLYWALHYFPKVEALGFHYGQKHAVELEQARKIADRAGVPFTVLDLRGLLRGSALTEHEQDVSAAHPLAPHLPAAFVPGRNALFLTLAASYGFTRGIHDLVGGMCQTDYSGYPDCRREFIDAMERALSLALDTPIRIHTPLMHLTKAETWRLARELGILDVIVELTHTDYNGDRSERHPWGYGRLDNPASILRARGYEEAKARGWLD
- the queF gene encoding preQ(1) synthase, whose translation is MTEQERQALAEKLAALREEALAHTEQALAYMARFGVRPEGRIQPFLPPEARQQHIDRLPYEHAVRQVVVYETEPGEFSAVCPFSGLPDYGVLRIEYVPGSWILELKSLKYYIVSWRNIGAAQEDLTAIIYQDLMRHLEDPEYLRVITVYNVRGGIRTTCTIDSREQGR